Proteins from a single region of Chryseobacterium sp. T16E-39:
- a CDS encoding OmpH family outer membrane protein — protein MKNLKFPVTLILFLLFSFSNAQKFGVVDSKAVLSKMPQYKEAEARLEAQIDTWKTELQGIQSEYEKKKSALDNERVLLVGEQLKQREKEVADLDKNVKTTTSLRFGLTGEVAQLRKNLAVPFEDQIRKAVETVSEKNGLATVIDKTDNNVIYLEKKYDYTEKVLDILLNRTPEPEKIEKPSKKKR, from the coding sequence ATGAAAAATTTGAAATTTCCTGTTACCCTGATATTATTCTTGCTATTTAGTTTTAGCAATGCTCAAAAGTTTGGTGTTGTAGACTCCAAGGCCGTATTGAGTAAAATGCCCCAGTATAAAGAGGCAGAGGCAAGACTTGAGGCACAGATCGATACCTGGAAGACTGAACTTCAGGGCATACAATCCGAATATGAAAAGAAAAAATCAGCATTGGATAATGAAAGAGTATTATTAGTGGGGGAGCAATTAAAACAGAGAGAAAAAGAAGTCGCTGATTTGGATAAGAACGTTAAGACCACGACAAGTTTAAGGTTCGGTCTCACTGGGGAAGTTGCCCAACTGAGAAAAAATCTGGCTGTTCCTTTTGAAGATCAGATACGTAAAGCAGTTGAGACAGTTTCTGAAAAAAATGGGTTGGCAACAGTTATTGATAAAACAGATAACAATGTTATTTACCTTGAGAAAAAATACGATTATACAGAAAAGGTCCTGGATATTCTCTTGAACAGAACTCCTGAACCGGAAAAAATAGAAAAGCCATCTAAAAAGAAAAGATAA
- a CDS encoding DJ-1/PfpI family protein, giving the protein MKNKISKSRRSFIKSMAAGTFILSLSPLIGFSQVKGKQTSIVKRSGDKLLLGMVVFDGFQLLDTFGPLEMFGSLREKVDIIMIGQEHGNVKSSAGPSVVIDRTFNEINGLDILMIPGGGGTRREVNNQPFVEAFKKLAMETAHVASICTGAAILAKTGLIDGLKATTNKRAFKWATSQSDRVNWVKEARWVEDGKFFTSSGISAGTDMSLALIQKLFGHDEAIRIANGAEYEWNEDPHHDPFARLNGLVD; this is encoded by the coding sequence ATGAAAAATAAAATTTCTAAATCCAGGAGATCATTTATCAAATCCATGGCTGCCGGTACCTTTATACTTTCCTTAAGCCCATTGATTGGCTTTTCCCAGGTCAAAGGTAAGCAGACAAGTATTGTAAAGAGGAGTGGAGATAAGCTTTTGCTGGGGATGGTTGTATTTGATGGGTTTCAATTGCTTGATACTTTCGGACCCCTGGAAATGTTTGGCTCATTAAGAGAAAAAGTAGATATTATAATGATAGGACAGGAGCATGGTAATGTAAAAAGCAGTGCCGGGCCTTCAGTCGTAATCGATCGTACTTTTAATGAAATTAATGGTTTAGATATTCTGATGATACCAGGTGGGGGAGGAACCAGAAGGGAAGTCAATAATCAGCCTTTTGTAGAAGCATTTAAAAAACTGGCTATGGAGACAGCCCACGTTGCATCAATTTGTACGGGAGCTGCGATACTTGCTAAGACCGGGTTAATTGATGGTTTGAAAGCAACCACCAATAAACGTGCTTTTAAGTGGGCAACCAGCCAAAGTGATCGCGTGAATTGGGTTAAAGAAGCGCGTTGGGTTGAAGATGGCAAATTTTTTACTTCGTCGGGTATTTCTGCAGGAACGGATATGTCTCTGGCTTTAATACAAAAGCTTTTCGGACATGATGAAGCTATTAGAATTGCCAATGGCGCAGAATATGAATGGAATGAGGATCCACATCATGACCCATTTGCAAGATTGAACGGTCTGGTAGACTAG
- a CDS encoding MarR family winged helix-turn-helix transcriptional regulator: MLATQNNISELALELGLAMTEMKSRLRQKIQTKINEYDPDLSFELIEILGLLSRNDGINQQEISNKVSKDKSSVTYLINNLEKRGLVKRIEYTNDRRNRQVFLTIKGKEIVEIVYPWVLELYEKAAYSISEIEIQKALLLVKKMTANLE; encoded by the coding sequence ATGTTGGCAACACAAAATAATATATCAGAATTAGCCTTAGAATTAGGTTTGGCGATGACTGAAATGAAAAGTCGTTTGCGACAGAAAATTCAGACAAAAATTAATGAGTACGATCCTGATCTTTCTTTTGAGCTCATAGAGATCCTTGGACTTCTGTCTAGGAATGACGGAATCAACCAACAGGAAATAAGCAATAAGGTAAGTAAAGACAAATCAAGTGTGACCTATTTGATCAACAACCTCGAAAAAAGAGGATTAGTAAAAAGAATAGAATACACTAACGACCGGAGAAACAGACAGGTCTTCCTTACCATAAAAGGAAAAGAAATTGTAGAAATTGTATACCCCTGGGTATTGGAACTATATGAGAAAGCAGCTTATTCCATTAGTGAAATTGAAATACAGAAAGCACTTCTCCTTGTAAAAAAAATGACCGCAAATCTTGAATAA
- a CDS encoding DsrE family protein codes for MKKTAIIILSDPKAGSEEALGRVFNALASAYEFKHAGENVKIIFQGTGIRWPEQLDHSEHPIHELYKEIKDHVHGLSKGCVAVFGTEVSGYDLLNENEVPGTPGLPSFLNLRNEGYDILIF; via the coding sequence ATGAAAAAAACAGCAATTATTATTCTTTCTGACCCTAAAGCTGGTTCAGAAGAAGCACTGGGAAGGGTATTTAATGCTTTAGCATCAGCGTACGAATTCAAGCATGCAGGTGAAAATGTAAAAATTATTTTTCAGGGAACAGGTATCAGATGGCCTGAACAACTTGATCACTCTGAACATCCGATACATGAACTGTACAAAGAGATAAAAGATCATGTACATGGTCTTTCAAAAGGCTGTGTTGCAGTATTTGGTACCGAAGTATCCGGTTATGATTTATTAAATGAAAATGAAGTCCCCGGAACTCCCGGCCTCCCAAGTTTTCTCAACCTCAGAAATGAAGGTTATGATATTTTGATCTTCTAA
- a CDS encoding ATP-binding protein, translating into MNKNILLIFIFIFFNVSSQKYNIELYNTDNGLPQNSVKDIIKDKYGFIWLTTENGIVRYDGSQFLVYKSFPLNSQRFTYFYGHTEKDSIFTPGDYGRIILLHKKIPKVTSSAKRFPTLVSKDHINYLLYCSNYSYTNYSGINFYMNFKEGKYYIRKNTLTFSNTHSQTEETLKIKAIYKNVPRVFTINEMLFYINFTTKKVERIEKGKIVNSYEVPLLTDINSKILWSRINNQVFILNKNIFYMCTYEKEHFRISKIVQINQIKNDNLISIYYDKLYKKLYLGSSTEGLQIISLANFITVKGPLPKLESVFYATLPYDSSSVINPYGEIYTRNGMISTKNFKNTVPFFMAYDHYRNIMVRKDDDLKTYQKTTSYSSYTYVKNFFLKDFFFDETRYYSLVAQRKNNGTPEFGGTFDIYKDKSFKSLKKRFLFNDEPTKFMQLDQDHILVGTIKGLYNVQIEINKIHNITADKELSIRNIIRSKDGNIWITTLGKGFYLMRNNRLIKMPFDASGNISSSHTILEDMRGFFWIPTNNGLYRVLESQLLKYVQNKDSKVNYYRFSKDSGFNTNEFNGGSNICGNQLDNGDFVIPSLNGLVFFDPLKIPSYYPENIYIERALIDHKEKYFKNELHLEQKSSRIDLFIDIPYYANPDNITVQAKIMGLQNAKWESIGKDRKFSISNLGYGNYSFIVKMLVSDNGKYIYKKINLIIQPYFYQTIWFKILTISLLLFLLYLLVKWRINFLQKKNLELEEIINIRTQKLSSTVEKLETTKIQLHKEIEQQKKLIGTITHDITTPVKFIALTAKEVLENKEFNQQRSEKVLASIYKSSDQLYNFTATLKEYADIYSHHRSDKTEVYSLCVLIEEKKVLFNAIAESNNTSIINNIDEEIHTQISKNIVAAIIHNLLDNSVKYTKNGTIVLEAHLENENIIIMISDTGVGMDPQKIEYYTRLQDNIENEKLLLQKYGMGLHLVLQLLQMIESKMIFKRNDTGGTTCQLILKNKIND; encoded by the coding sequence TTGAATAAAAATATACTATTAATTTTCATATTTATTTTTTTCAACGTCAGTAGCCAGAAATATAATATAGAACTGTATAACACTGATAACGGACTTCCACAAAATAGTGTAAAGGATATTATAAAAGATAAATATGGATTTATATGGCTTACAACAGAAAACGGAATTGTACGATATGATGGGTCTCAATTTTTGGTGTACAAAAGTTTTCCACTGAACAGTCAGCGTTTTACCTATTTCTATGGGCATACTGAAAAAGACAGTATTTTCACTCCCGGAGATTATGGAAGAATCATCCTGCTTCATAAAAAAATTCCTAAAGTTACAAGCTCTGCAAAAAGGTTTCCAACTTTGGTATCTAAGGATCACATCAATTATCTTTTGTATTGTTCTAATTATAGTTATACCAACTATTCAGGTATCAACTTTTATATGAATTTTAAAGAAGGAAAATATTACATCCGCAAAAACACACTTACATTTAGCAATACTCATTCACAGACTGAAGAAACTCTTAAAATCAAAGCCATTTACAAAAATGTCCCTAGGGTTTTCACCATCAATGAAATGCTATTTTATATCAACTTTACTACAAAAAAAGTAGAAAGAATAGAGAAAGGAAAAATTGTAAATTCTTATGAGGTTCCTTTACTAACTGATATTAATAGTAAAATTTTATGGAGCAGAATCAATAATCAGGTTTTTATTCTGAATAAGAATATCTTTTATATGTGCACTTATGAAAAGGAGCACTTCCGTATATCCAAAATAGTTCAAATAAATCAAATAAAAAATGACAACCTAATCAGTATATATTATGATAAGTTGTACAAAAAACTTTACCTTGGAAGTAGTACAGAGGGACTTCAGATTATAAGCCTCGCTAATTTTATTACTGTAAAAGGACCTTTGCCAAAGTTGGAATCTGTTTTCTACGCGACCCTGCCCTACGATAGCTCTTCAGTCATTAATCCTTATGGAGAAATATACACCCGTAATGGAATGATAAGCACTAAAAATTTTAAAAACACGGTTCCTTTTTTTATGGCTTATGATCATTATAGAAATATCATGGTAAGAAAAGATGATGATTTAAAAACCTACCAAAAAACAACTTCCTATAGCAGCTATACTTATGTAAAAAACTTTTTCTTAAAGGACTTTTTTTTTGATGAAACAAGATATTATTCACTTGTTGCACAGCGAAAAAACAATGGTACTCCCGAATTCGGCGGAACATTTGATATCTATAAGGACAAGTCTTTTAAATCACTGAAAAAGAGATTTTTATTTAATGACGAACCTACAAAATTTATGCAGCTGGATCAGGATCATATTTTAGTAGGTACGATAAAAGGATTATATAATGTACAAATTGAAATAAATAAGATACACAATATAACCGCTGACAAAGAATTATCGATCCGTAATATCATAAGATCAAAAGATGGTAACATATGGATTACTACATTAGGAAAAGGATTTTATTTAATGAGAAATAACCGTCTTATTAAAATGCCTTTCGATGCTAGTGGCAATATTTCTTCATCCCACACTATTTTAGAGGATATGAGAGGTTTTTTTTGGATCCCTACTAATAATGGATTGTACAGGGTTTTGGAGAGCCAGTTGTTGAAATATGTTCAAAATAAAGACTCTAAAGTTAATTATTATAGATTTTCAAAAGACTCCGGTTTTAATACCAATGAATTTAATGGAGGTAGTAATATTTGTGGAAATCAACTGGACAATGGAGATTTCGTTATCCCATCATTGAATGGTCTTGTTTTTTTTGATCCACTAAAAATTCCAAGTTATTATCCTGAAAATATATACATCGAAAGGGCTCTGATAGATCATAAGGAAAAATACTTTAAAAATGAGCTGCATCTTGAACAAAAATCCAGCAGGATAGATCTATTCATTGATATACCCTATTATGCAAATCCAGACAACATTACTGTACAGGCAAAAATAATGGGGCTGCAAAATGCAAAATGGGAATCAATCGGGAAAGACAGAAAATTCTCCATTTCCAATCTAGGATACGGGAACTATTCCTTTATTGTCAAAATGCTTGTCTCTGATAATGGAAAGTATATTTATAAAAAGATCAATCTGATCATCCAACCCTATTTTTACCAGACCATATGGTTTAAGATACTCACAATATCATTGTTACTGTTTCTACTATACCTTCTGGTAAAATGGAGGATCAATTTTTTACAAAAGAAAAACCTAGAGCTGGAAGAAATCATTAATATTCGTACCCAAAAACTTTCTTCCACTGTGGAAAAACTGGAAACAACAAAAATACAGCTTCATAAGGAAATCGAACAACAAAAAAAACTTATTGGTACGATTACCCACGATATCACCACTCCTGTAAAATTTATTGCATTAACCGCAAAAGAAGTATTGGAAAATAAAGAATTTAATCAGCAACGCTCTGAAAAGGTTCTTGCTTCCATTTATAAATCTTCAGATCAGCTGTATAATTTTACAGCAACCTTAAAAGAATATGCAGATATATATAGCCACCACAGATCGGATAAAACAGAAGTCTATTCTTTATGTGTGCTCATAGAAGAAAAAAAAGTGCTTTTCAATGCCATAGCTGAAAGCAACAATACCTCCATCATCAATAACATAGATGAAGAAATACACACACAGATCAGTAAAAATATTGTGGCTGCCATTATTCACAATCTACTGGACAACTCAGTAAAATACACTAAAAATGGTACAATAGTACTGGAGGCCCATTTAGAAAATGAAAATATTATTATAATGATCAGTGATACGGGCGTTGGTATGGATCCTCAAAAAATAGAATACTATACAAGATTACAGGATAACATTGAAAATGAAAAATTACTGCTCCAAAAATATGGAATGGGGTTGCATCTGGTGTTACAATTATTACAAATGATAGAAAGTAAAATGATCTTCAAAAGAAATGATACAGGTGGAACTACCTGCCAATTGATTTTAAAAAATAAAATAAATGATTAG
- a CDS encoding NADH:flavin oxidoreductase encodes MSVSDLFKPLTLLHGPAMRNRFMLAPLTSQQSNHDGTASVYDQSWIEQLSQSYYGLIQTSAATVEAGGIAFERQLGIHSDKHLPGLTQIATTIRNGGSLSAVQLHHAGHRAKPLFGGIPAPASDKTIPGISAITTEQVEQIRDSFIAAAKRAQLAGFNGVSVHGAFGWILSEFMSPNLNDRKDQYGGSIENRARFTIEVIKGIRKACGPDFQIGWRLSIERYGLRLEELREITAEIFDHELIDYLDLALWDSAQVVREGSFQGKTMLSVFTELPRKGVRLGAAGKIMSAQRAGQLMEEGCDFVLIARAGILQRDFPLQVKANPMYDSPQLPVTAEYLRQGGLSERFIETMRGWQTFVYPGSK; translated from the coding sequence ATGTCTGTTTCTGATTTATTTAAACCACTCACTCTGCTGCATGGCCCAGCCATGAGAAACCGTTTTATGTTGGCACCTTTGACCAGTCAGCAAAGCAATCATGATGGTACAGCATCCGTATACGACCAATCCTGGATCGAACAGCTTTCTCAAAGTTATTATGGATTAATCCAAACCAGCGCTGCAACTGTAGAAGCAGGAGGTATTGCCTTTGAACGCCAATTAGGTATTCACAGTGATAAGCATTTACCTGGTCTTACCCAAATCGCTACAACTATTCGTAATGGAGGTAGTTTATCCGCTGTACAGCTCCATCATGCCGGTCATCGTGCCAAACCTTTATTTGGAGGAATACCCGCTCCTGCTTCAGATAAGACAATACCGGGAATCTCAGCAATCACCACCGAACAGGTAGAGCAAATCCGAGACAGTTTCATCGCTGCCGCAAAAAGAGCTCAGCTTGCAGGATTTAATGGCGTTTCAGTACATGGTGCTTTTGGATGGATTCTTTCAGAATTTATGTCTCCCAACCTGAATGACCGCAAGGATCAATACGGAGGTAGTATTGAAAACCGTGCACGTTTCACCATTGAGGTTATCAAAGGTATTCGAAAAGCCTGTGGTCCGGATTTTCAAATAGGATGGCGACTGTCTATTGAGCGCTATGGCTTACGTCTGGAAGAATTGCGTGAAATCACAGCTGAGATCTTTGATCACGAACTGATTGATTATCTGGACCTAGCCTTGTGGGATTCCGCTCAGGTTGTTAGGGAGGGTTCATTTCAGGGCAAAACTATGCTCAGTGTCTTTACAGAACTGCCACGTAAAGGAGTTCGTTTAGGGGCAGCCGGAAAAATCATGAGTGCTCAGCGTGCCGGACAGCTCATGGAGGAAGGTTGTGATTTTGTACTTATCGCGAGGGCAGGTATCCTTCAGCGGGATTTCCCACTTCAGGTAAAAGCGAACCCTATGTATGACAGTCCCCAACTTCCTGTCACAGCTGAATACCTCCGTCAGGGAGGATTAAGCGAACGCTTTATCGAAACTATGCGGGGATGGCAGACCTTTGTTTATCCTGGCTCAAAATAA
- a CDS encoding response regulator transcription factor, whose amino-acid sequence MIRHILIADDHDVVLTGTSLILESRIPDISIDLAEDYPEALDKLSRQKYDLIILDINMPESKNKKMISEIKELDPEIKILIFSAYEEEIAVQYIKEGANGYLSKLSKVDEISEAVNRIFREGYYYPSSIVNQLLQSSPLDSIKQLSKREYEIFILMVKGYGNLEISNEMNIQMSTISTYKKRIHNKLKTNNLADLIKLYQTYIS is encoded by the coding sequence ATGATTAGACACATTCTTATAGCTGACGATCATGATGTAGTTCTTACCGGAACAAGTCTGATACTGGAATCCCGAATTCCGGATATTTCTATTGATCTGGCGGAAGATTATCCAGAAGCCCTGGACAAGCTCTCCAGACAAAAATACGACCTGATCATCCTGGATATTAATATGCCTGAATCTAAAAATAAAAAAATGATTTCTGAGATTAAAGAGCTTGATCCGGAGATCAAAATACTTATATTTTCTGCTTATGAAGAGGAAATAGCTGTACAATATATTAAAGAAGGAGCTAATGGATATCTGAGTAAACTGAGTAAAGTGGATGAAATTTCAGAGGCAGTAAACAGGATATTCAGGGAAGGTTATTATTATCCATCAAGTATTGTCAACCAATTATTACAAAGCTCTCCCTTAGATTCCATAAAACAACTTTCAAAGAGAGAATATGAAATTTTTATTTTAATGGTAAAGGGATATGGGAATCTAGAAATTTCAAATGAAATGAATATCCAAATGAGCACTATTAGCACCTATAAAAAAAGAATCCACAACAAATTGAAAACGAATAATCTTGCCGATCTTATTAAGCTTTATCAAACTTATATTTCCTGA
- a CDS encoding universal stress protein: MRTILVPVDFTSTTENAVKLSAEWATQYQYTHIILLKASQEFEFDYLPNEENVNSHIKRTELLFSRLTGIIAEKSPDVTVLKASTQWTLTRSINDLIKDQPSVELIILGSDDQASSANSFVSENIISIARTSPVKALIVPNGYTYTTVKNILIPCDVNTITKLDRLFHHKSIIEQMDVRLMFLNIHKRNGSDDNEDKNKELEAYIRQYLTTIPSTIHNYYDENIIRGILTFASSNKTDLIIALPGKHSFLYYLAGKSISEGIYQNVNQPVLILK; encoded by the coding sequence ATGAGAACAATACTTGTACCTGTTGACTTTACATCAACTACTGAAAATGCAGTAAAACTTTCTGCAGAATGGGCAACACAATATCAATATACCCATATTATTCTTTTAAAGGCCTCTCAGGAATTCGAATTTGATTATCTGCCTAATGAAGAAAATGTAAACAGCCATATTAAAAGGACAGAATTACTTTTTAGCAGGTTAACAGGGATTATCGCAGAAAAATCACCGGATGTAACGGTTTTAAAAGCATCGACGCAATGGACTCTGACAAGAAGCATCAATGATCTGATAAAAGATCAGCCTTCAGTAGAACTGATTATTCTTGGAAGTGATGATCAGGCATCTTCCGCCAATAGTTTTGTTTCAGAAAATATCATAAGTATTGCCAGAACAAGCCCTGTTAAAGCATTAATTGTTCCTAATGGCTACACCTATACTACGGTAAAAAATATCCTGATTCCGTGTGATGTAAATACAATAACAAAATTAGACAGGCTGTTTCATCATAAATCTATTATTGAACAAATGGATGTTCGGCTTATGTTTTTAAACATTCACAAAAGAAACGGATCAGATGATAATGAAGATAAAAATAAGGAACTGGAAGCATACATCCGACAATATTTAACAACAATACCAAGCACAATTCATAATTATTACGATGAAAATATTATCAGGGGAATCCTGACTTTCGCATCATCCAACAAAACGGATCTCATCATAGCCTTACCTGGGAAGCATAGTTTCCTTTATTATCTTGCAGGTAAAAGTATCTCTGAGGGAATCTATCAAAATGTCAACCAACCTGTTTTGATATTAAAATAG
- a CDS encoding MATE family efflux transporter: MLHYKKNLTKVLHYFTLLKQSLLGVETDYTTGNIQKAVILLAIPMMLEMIMESVFALVDLYFVGHLENSSYAIQTVGLTESVLTVMYSIAIGMSMAATAVVSRRIGEKNPDEAAHAGMQAIIVAFVMTLILSILGIIYAPDILRLMGATEETVKAGTLFARIMMGSSMVIMLLFLINGIFRGAGNAAIAMRSLWIANICNIILCPVFINGWGIVPAFGLTGAAMATAIGRSIGVIYQLFCLFNGKHQLKIKLHHFDIDWPVMKSLIGIATPGILQFVIGSCSWIFLAELVATTGGDHGSAGYQTALRLMMFFMLPAWGMSNAAATLVGQNLGAKQFQRAEDSVLATVKYNMIFMVIVTVLFLFFGDWLVSFFTNDIQIKEVAQRAMRIMSSAFIFYGIGMVMMNALNGAGDTKTPTWINFFGFWFLQIPLAYVLTKYAEMGPTGVFIAIPVAETAIAITTFIFFKRGKWKSIKV; encoded by the coding sequence ATGTTACATTATAAGAAAAACCTAACGAAGGTTTTACATTATTTTACATTATTAAAACAATCATTACTTGGTGTTGAAACAGACTATACAACAGGTAATATTCAAAAGGCAGTTATTTTATTAGCCATCCCCATGATGCTTGAAATGATCATGGAATCGGTATTTGCATTGGTTGACCTGTATTTTGTAGGCCATCTCGAAAACAGCAGTTATGCGATTCAAACAGTAGGCTTAACGGAATCTGTCCTAACTGTCATGTATTCTATTGCCATTGGCATGAGTATGGCTGCAACAGCTGTTGTCTCCAGGCGTATAGGAGAAAAAAATCCTGACGAAGCAGCTCATGCCGGAATGCAGGCCATTATCGTGGCTTTTGTCATGACACTTATTTTAAGTATTCTCGGTATTATCTATGCCCCTGATATTTTACGCCTGATGGGTGCTACTGAGGAAACAGTTAAGGCCGGAACATTGTTTGCCCGGATTATGATGGGAAGCAGCATGGTTATTATGTTATTATTCCTGATCAATGGTATATTTCGTGGTGCGGGTAACGCCGCTATTGCAATGCGAAGCTTATGGATCGCAAATATCTGCAACATCATTTTATGTCCTGTATTTATTAATGGTTGGGGAATAGTCCCTGCATTTGGGTTAACCGGCGCAGCGATGGCAACAGCCATTGGGCGATCAATAGGTGTTATTTATCAATTGTTCTGTTTATTTAACGGAAAACATCAGTTAAAAATCAAACTGCATCATTTTGACATTGACTGGCCTGTTATGAAATCCCTGATCGGAATTGCAACCCCGGGGATACTGCAGTTCGTTATTGGATCATGCAGCTGGATCTTTCTTGCGGAGTTAGTTGCCACAACAGGTGGGGATCATGGATCGGCAGGATATCAGACTGCACTACGGCTTATGATGTTCTTTATGCTTCCTGCATGGGGAATGAGTAATGCAGCAGCTACGCTTGTCGGGCAAAACCTGGGTGCAAAACAATTTCAACGGGCCGAAGATTCTGTGCTTGCAACCGTAAAGTACAATATGATTTTCATGGTTATCGTTACTGTTTTATTTCTCTTCTTTGGTGACTGGTTAGTCTCATTTTTCACAAATGACATTCAGATCAAAGAAGTAGCCCAAAGAGCCATGCGCATTATGAGCAGTGCCTTTATCTTTTACGGTATCGGTATGGTAATGATGAATGCGCTTAATGGCGCCGGTGATACCAAAACCCCTACATGGATCAATTTTTTTGGTTTCTGGTTTCTTCAGATCCCACTGGCATATGTATTGACCAAATATGCTGAAATGGGTCCAACAGGTGTATTTATTGCAATACCTGTGGCTGAAACTGCCATTGCAATTACAACCTTTATCTTTTTTAAAAGAGGAAAATGGAAAAGCATAAAAGTTTAA
- a CDS encoding FMN-dependent NADH-azoreductase, producing MGKLLIINASARKERSLSRHLTEVFVKNWKEKYPDDRITYRDVGQDNIPHVTEKWIAAAFTPAELRGAEDKETLKLSNQLVAELKDADVIVLGTPMYNWSVPSALKAYIDQVLRVNETVLVDKNNPENPYKGLLDDKKVYLLMVRGNAGYDPGEFYEHMDFQTNYLKTVFSIMGVEHIEHVSLNGVDFGEKKLEVAGEQIKNLICQEEIVA from the coding sequence ATGGGAAAATTATTGATTATAAATGCGAGTGCCAGAAAAGAAAGGTCCTTAAGCCGTCATCTTACGGAAGTCTTTGTAAAGAATTGGAAAGAAAAATATCCGGATGATCGTATTACGTATCGGGATGTTGGTCAGGATAATATCCCCCATGTTACGGAGAAATGGATTGCAGCAGCTTTTACTCCTGCTGAGCTGAGAGGAGCTGAAGATAAAGAAACATTAAAATTGAGTAATCAGCTTGTTGCAGAGCTGAAAGACGCTGATGTTATTGTCTTGGGAACACCAATGTACAATTGGTCGGTACCCAGTGCATTAAAAGCTTATATAGATCAGGTATTGAGAGTGAATGAAACTGTTTTAGTTGATAAAAATAATCCTGAAAATCCTTACAAAGGTCTGCTCGACGATAAAAAGGTGTATTTACTGATGGTTCGTGGTAATGCAGGTTATGATCCCGGAGAGTTTTACGAACATATGGACTTTCAAACCAATTATCTTAAGACCGTATTCAGTATAATGGGGGTAGAACACATCGAACATGTTTCATTGAATGGAGTGGACTTTGGAGAAAAGAAGTTGGAAGTTGCCGGTGAACAAATTAAAAACCTGATCTGTCAAGAAGAAATAGTAGCATGA
- a CDS encoding bifunctional helix-turn-helix transcriptional regulator/GNAT family N-acetyltransferase has product MKQKYIAQIRAFNRYYTQVLGLLNKGIFDGDLGISEARVMREIYFNPDITSTEIALSLELDKGFLSRILKRFEKLGYTVRKKSGQDNRSSAISLTDLGGLTYEKINRDSDTQIENLFADLSEQNLKTVVRSMNTIDSLLHHKENNHIVDPIIIRPIEEKDNKALAALIRNVFDEFNAPQKGSVYDDPQTDLLYQLFHDANAEYWIVESNHIILGGCGFYPTAGLPSKCSEIVKFYLSDKVRGNGTGLYLLTMIEERAKKAGYNRLYLESFEVFQGAVSLYEKLDYKHLEGPLGDSGHYATTIHMLKDIL; this is encoded by the coding sequence ATGAAACAAAAATATATTGCACAAATAAGAGCCTTTAACAGATATTATACACAGGTATTGGGACTACTTAACAAAGGGATTTTCGACGGAGACCTGGGTATTTCAGAAGCCAGGGTAATGCGCGAGATCTATTTCAATCCTGATATAACATCAACGGAGATTGCCCTTAGTCTAGAATTGGATAAAGGGTTTCTAAGCCGTATCCTTAAACGTTTTGAAAAATTGGGATATACTGTACGAAAAAAATCGGGGCAAGATAATCGTTCCAGCGCCATTAGCCTTACCGATTTAGGGGGTCTTACTTATGAAAAAATAAACCGGGATTCGGATACCCAAATAGAAAATCTGTTCGCTGATCTTTCCGAACAAAATCTGAAAACAGTCGTTCGAAGCATGAATACAATTGATTCTCTTCTACACCACAAGGAAAATAATCATATAGTCGATCCAATTATCATCCGTCCCATAGAAGAAAAAGACAATAAAGCTTTAGCTGCTCTTATCCGTAATGTATTTGATGAGTTTAATGCCCCTCAAAAAGGCAGTGTCTATGATGATCCTCAAACCGATCTTTTGTATCAGCTTTTTCATGATGCCAATGCAGAATACTGGATCGTGGAATCTAATCATATCATTTTGGGAGGATGTGGCTTTTACCCTACTGCTGGGTTACCATCCAAATGTTCAGAGATTGTCAAATTTTATCTATCAGATAAAGTAAGGGGAAACGGTACAGGTTTATACCTGCTTACGATGATTGAAGAAAGAGCAAAAAAAGCAGGTTATAACCGGCTTTATTTAGAATCGTTTGAGGTCTTTCAGGGCGCAGTGTCCCTATATGAAAAACTGGATTACAAGCATTTAGAGGGTCCATTGGGTGACTCCGGACATTATGCAACGACCATTCATATGCTTAAAGATATTCTTTAA